A genomic segment from Vigna radiata var. radiata cultivar VC1973A unplaced genomic scaffold, Vradiata_ver6 scaffold_348, whole genome shotgun sequence encodes:
- the LOC106778737 gene encoding uncharacterized protein LOC106778737: MPSYAKFLKELLTKKRKYTDKETIEVQGNCSAIIQKLLPPKLQDPGSFTIPCTIRDLEVGRALIDLGANINLMSLSMFKRIEGLELKPTRITLQLADMSLKYPYGVFEDVLVKVDKFLFPVDFFIMEMEENGDVPLILGRPFIKTTRVLIDVENDKLKVRVQDEEVNFDVFKAMSHPKDDKACFQVDIIDEVCMMQGKKVCDASPLERTLINECEDLNEEEEKLIDECLTDLEALKEIPTDEDSFRKIDTKEEVKEKTVSLPES, translated from the coding sequence ATGCCTTCATATGCAAAGTTTTTGAAGGAGCTTCTCACGAAGAAACGAAAGTACACTGACAAGGAGACCATTGAAGTACAAGGAAATTGTAGTGCAATCATACAAAAGTTATTGCCTCCTAAGCTTCAAGATCCAGGAAGTTTCACCATTCCATGTACCATAAGAGATTTGGAAGTTGGAAGAGCTTTGATTGATTTGGGAGCTAACATTAATCTAATGTCGCTTTCTATGTTCAAAAGGATTGAAGGCTTGGAACTCAAGCCTACTAGAATAACTCTTCAACTAGCAGACATGTCTCTTAAATACCCTTATGGGGTGTTTGAAGATGTGTTGGTGAAAGTGGACAAATTCTTATTTCCAGTGGATTTTTTCataatggagatggaggagaatGGAGATGTGCCTCTCATTCTAGGGAGACCATTCATCAAGACAACTAGAGTCttaattgatgtggagaatgACAAGCTTAAAGTAAgggtgcaagatgaagaggtgaactttgaCGTGTTCAAGGCCATGTCACACCCTAAGGATGATAAAGCATGTTTCCAAGTTGACATTATTGATGAAGTTTGTATGATGCAAGGGAAGAAGGTGTGTGATGCTTCTCCACTTGAAAGAACTCTCATTAATGAATGTGAAGATTTGAATGAGGAAGAGGAGAAGTTAATTGATGAGTGCTTGACGGATTTGGAGGCATTAAAAGAAATCCCAACGGATGAGGATAGTTTTAGGAAGATTGATACCAAGGAAGAAGTCAAAGAAAAGACGGTGTCGCTACCGGAATCGTGA